One genomic window of Geoanaerobacter pelophilus includes the following:
- a CDS encoding heavy-metal-associated domain-containing protein: MTAKRITTALLVIMSVTILVALAFRVSIGATADSIAVMRTTGMTCGSCASKISKALESVKGVALTEVDVSGGWVIVGYDTKTVKPETLAETVRSTGYYSQVTDVVTPEEFKKITGRNVGQNAAPKKGCCGGNGGGCGSNNKPS; encoded by the coding sequence ATGACTGCAAAAAGAATTACAACCGCACTTCTCGTCATTATGTCCGTCACCATTCTGGTGGCTCTCGCGTTTCGCGTCAGCATCGGCGCCACTGCCGATTCAATCGCCGTGATGCGAACCACCGGCATGACCTGCGGCAGCTGCGCCAGCAAGATTTCCAAAGCGCTTGAGTCAGTGAAAGGGGTGGCGCTAACAGAGGTTGATGTGAGCGGAGGGTGGGTCATTGTCGGCTATGACACCAAGACGGTAAAACCTGAAACGCTGGCGGAAACGGTCAGGTCAACCGGGTATTACAGCCAGGTAACCGATGTCGTCACCCCTGAAGAATTTAAAAAAATAACCGGTCGTAATGTCGGGCAGAATGCCGCACCCAAAAAAGGTTGCTGTGGTGGCAATGGTGGCGGTTGCGGTTCCAACAACAAACCAAGCTGA
- a CDS encoding ABC transporter permease yields MQLHTISINNLKRRKAKMAFLTIGLMVGIATIVTLVTLTRSMSSDIERKMDEFGANILITPQSNGLAMNYGGISLGGVTFDQREIQEADLAKLKTITNHKNISTVSPKVLGGIKINNHDVLLVGVHFENELKMKQWWKIFGDAPKADNEILLGSDASKVLNVSSGDSIAIKDETFKVAGVLDQTGSQDDALVFTNLSKAQKLLGKEGKISLAEVAALCSGCPIGDMVTQIAEKLPDAKVSAIQQVVEGRLKALDQFKRFSYAMAGVVVFIGSLIVFVTMMGSVNERTTEIGVFRAIGFRKSHIMRIILFEAALVSLLAGFLGYAFGLGGAKLALPFMAESKNAHLILDTTVAFGSIGLALTLGLLASLYPALHASKMDPTEALRAL; encoded by the coding sequence ATGCAACTGCACACGATTTCCATCAACAACCTGAAACGGCGCAAGGCGAAGATGGCGTTCCTGACCATCGGCCTGATGGTAGGGATCGCCACCATCGTTACTCTCGTAACCCTGACCCGTTCCATGTCCAGCGACATCGAGCGCAAGATGGACGAGTTCGGAGCCAACATCCTCATTACCCCGCAGAGTAACGGACTGGCCATGAACTACGGCGGCATCAGCCTGGGTGGGGTGACCTTTGATCAGCGAGAAATTCAGGAAGCTGATCTCGCCAAGCTCAAAACCATCACGAACCATAAGAACATCTCGACTGTCAGTCCCAAGGTGTTGGGCGGCATTAAAATCAACAATCACGATGTACTACTGGTTGGTGTTCATTTTGAGAATGAATTGAAGATGAAACAGTGGTGGAAGATCTTCGGTGATGCACCTAAAGCAGACAACGAGATATTGCTCGGCAGCGATGCGTCAAAGGTGCTCAATGTCAGTTCCGGTGACAGCATCGCGATAAAGGATGAGACCTTTAAAGTAGCAGGAGTCCTGGATCAGACAGGTTCGCAGGATGATGCTCTCGTTTTCACCAACCTGTCCAAGGCGCAGAAACTGCTTGGCAAGGAAGGAAAGATTTCCCTGGCTGAAGTGGCAGCGCTCTGCTCAGGTTGCCCTATTGGCGACATGGTCACCCAGATTGCCGAGAAACTGCCGGATGCCAAGGTGTCTGCAATCCAGCAGGTGGTTGAAGGACGTCTCAAGGCCCTGGACCAGTTCAAGCGCTTTTCTTACGCCATGGCCGGGGTGGTGGTGTTCATCGGCTCGCTGATTGTATTCGTTACCATGATGGGGAGTGTCAATGAGCGGACCACTGAAATTGGTGTCTTCCGGGCCATCGGTTTCAGAAAGAGCCACATCATGCGGATCATCCTGTTCGAAGCGGCCCTGGTTAGCCTTTTGGCCGGTTTTCTGGGGTATGCCTTCGGCTTGGGCGGCGCCAAACTGGCGTTGCCGTTCATGGCTGAAAGCAAGAACGCCCACCTGATTTTGGACACGACGGTAGCCTTTGGTTCTATCGGCCTGGCCCTGACTCTGGGCCTCCTGGCCAGCCTCTACCCGGCACTGCATGCCAGCAAGATGGACCCGACCGAAGCCCTAAGGGCACTTTAA
- a CDS encoding DUF2318 domain-containing protein yields MGAIKSKQIGWAVAIVGAVLIGAASVFALNIPGLGKSQKVKVVNGAVTIPVAKLADGSAQFYKFEDGGKEITFFAVKAADGSFKAAFDACDACFKSRKGYEQQGDKMNCKNCNQKFAINRLGPNATGGCNPGYLPSQVSGNSVTIKADDLRAGVRYF; encoded by the coding sequence ATGGGAGCAATCAAGTCGAAGCAGATTGGCTGGGCGGTGGCAATAGTCGGAGCGGTGCTTATCGGAGCGGCAAGCGTCTTTGCCCTGAACATCCCTGGGCTGGGGAAGTCCCAGAAGGTCAAGGTGGTAAATGGAGCAGTCACTATCCCTGTTGCTAAACTGGCAGATGGTTCGGCCCAGTTCTACAAGTTCGAGGATGGCGGCAAAGAAATAACCTTCTTTGCGGTTAAGGCCGCTGACGGCAGCTTCAAGGCCGCCTTCGATGCCTGTGATGCCTGTTTCAAGTCAAGAAAAGGGTATGAGCAGCAGGGCGACAAGATGAACTGCAAGAACTGCAACCAGAAGTTCGCCATCAATCGCCTTGGTCCCAATGCCACCGGCGGCTGCAATCCCGGCTACCTGCCAAGCCAGGTCAGCGGTAACTCTGTAACTATCAAAGCAGATGATCTCAGGGCAGGCGTGAGGTACTTTTGA
- a CDS encoding PocR ligand-binding domain-containing protein produces MKHSITELLDLPKLQTILDNLYVVSGIPSAIIDLEGTILTGSGWQDLCTKFHRVNPEN; encoded by the coding sequence ATGAAGCACAGCATCACTGAACTACTCGATTTACCCAAGTTACAGACCATTCTTGACAATCTCTATGTCGTATCTGGCATCCCCTCGGCAATCATCGACCTTGAGGGGACAATTCTGACCGGTTCCGGCTGGCAGGACCTCTGCACCAAATTCCACCGGGTAAACCCGGAAAACTGA
- a CDS encoding nicotinamide mononucleotide transporter, translated as MTITSNSTMNIIEWVGVTSSLAGSLLNARGHRCSFVFWTISAILLGFIAYNLGRPGWLTLQGVGIAINVYGLSNWQGDAPTLALAQRD; from the coding sequence ATGACCATAACTAGCAACAGCACAATGAACATAATCGAATGGGTCGGGGTTACCAGTTCACTTGCGGGTTCACTGCTCAATGCCCGCGGTCATCGCTGCTCGTTTGTCTTCTGGACAATATCGGCAATCCTGTTGGGTTTTATTGCTTACAATCTTGGTCGTCCAGGCTGGCTGACATTGCAAGGAGTCGGAATTGCCATCAACGTGTATGGGTTAAGTAACTGGCAAGGGGATGCTCCTACGCTGGCTCTTGCACAACGTGACTAA
- a CDS encoding transglutaminase family protein produces MRLFTILAAALFCLTSAHPGVAAPTKSHSGLITMTFDLSDKSSTTETELWLPYPVSDRDQTISEVKIIGDYAASAVYTDTAYSTPMLYARWDKGATSRKLTFSFKADRKEVIRRDFPLKEAVWDPADYAQYLSATKSAPIDGEVWIQAAKITAGKRTVLEKAKAIYDWTCENTYRDPKTKGCGVGDACAMLKNPGGKCADIHSLFVALARAAGVPAREVFGIRMGKKAREEITTWQHCWAEFYLPGYGWVPVDAADVRKAMLTENLKLEDAKTAEYRAYFWGGIDPYRVKLSVGRDLTLNPPQPGGPLNYFMYPFARTGGKVLDWLDPASFKYSITYTEK; encoded by the coding sequence GTGCGATTATTTACTATTCTTGCCGCAGCACTGTTCTGTTTAACATCGGCCCATCCAGGAGTAGCAGCTCCGACTAAAAGCCATTCGGGGCTTATCACCATGACTTTCGATCTGTCTGATAAAAGCTCAACTACAGAGACCGAGTTATGGCTGCCTTATCCAGTATCTGATCGCGATCAGACCATTAGCGAAGTGAAAATTATTGGAGATTATGCGGCGTCGGCCGTGTACACTGACACCGCTTACAGCACACCAATGCTCTACGCCCGCTGGGACAAAGGGGCTACAAGCCGCAAACTGACCTTTTCGTTCAAGGCAGACCGTAAAGAAGTTATTCGCCGAGATTTCCCGCTCAAGGAAGCCGTCTGGGACCCTGCCGATTACGCCCAGTATCTGAGTGCAACGAAATCCGCGCCGATTGATGGTGAAGTATGGATACAGGCCGCAAAGATAACGGCAGGCAAGAGGACCGTGCTGGAAAAAGCCAAAGCAATATATGACTGGACCTGCGAAAATACCTACCGCGACCCCAAAACCAAAGGCTGTGGAGTTGGTGACGCATGTGCAATGTTAAAGAATCCTGGTGGAAAATGTGCCGACATACATTCACTCTTTGTTGCCCTGGCCCGGGCAGCCGGAGTACCGGCTCGCGAGGTTTTCGGCATCAGGATGGGGAAAAAAGCCCGCGAGGAGATCACGACCTGGCAGCATTGCTGGGCGGAATTCTACCTCCCAGGCTATGGCTGGGTGCCGGTTGATGCCGCCGATGTGCGTAAGGCGATGTTGACTGAGAACCTGAAACTGGAAGATGCAAAGACCGCCGAATACCGGGCCTATTTCTGGGGCGGCATCGATCCATACCGGGTCAAACTGTCAGTTGGAAGAGATCTGACTCTTAATCCTCCGCAACCGGGCGGACCGCTCAATTATTTCATGTATCCCTTTGCCAGGACTGGGGGCAAAGTTCTCGACTGGCTCGACCCGGCATCATTCAAATATTCCATTACCTACACAGAAAAGTAA